In Entomomonas moraniae, one DNA window encodes the following:
- a CDS encoding NAD-dependent epimerase/dehydratase family protein — MAKQFKRLLITGAAGALGTVLRNNLRDYADILRLSDINAMGKAAPHEEIVQCDLADFDAVLSMVKDVDMIIHFGGIPVESDFHSIVHSNIVGSHNIYEAARKQGVKRVIYASSNHAIGFYKSTEVIDTEAMHRPDSFYGLSKCFVEDLGSYYYDKFKIESVNIRIGSCYAEPTDRRMLATWLSFDDLTQLIVKSLTTPRVGFAVIYGASNNDQQYWDNSKASFLGYAPKDNAGHYREIVLAKLPDTDPDHALYKFQGGNFAAAMPDDK; from the coding sequence ATGGCGAAGCAATTTAAGCGATTACTAATTACAGGCGCAGCAGGTGCGCTAGGTACAGTACTACGTAATAATTTAAGAGACTATGCAGATATATTACGACTATCCGATATCAATGCTATGGGAAAAGCAGCGCCACACGAAGAAATCGTTCAATGCGATCTAGCTGATTTTGATGCCGTTTTATCGATGGTAAAAGATGTAGACATGATTATCCACTTTGGCGGTATTCCTGTAGAAAGTGATTTCCACTCCATCGTACACTCCAACATTGTCGGCAGCCATAATATATACGAGGCTGCTCGCAAACAAGGCGTTAAACGCGTTATATACGCCAGCTCAAACCATGCCATTGGCTTTTATAAATCAACCGAAGTAATAGACACTGAAGCAATGCACCGCCCAGATAGTTTTTACGGCCTAAGCAAATGCTTTGTTGAAGACTTAGGTAGCTACTATTACGATAAATTCAAAATAGAGTCTGTCAATATCCGCATTGGCTCCTGCTATGCAGAACCTACCGATCGCCGTATGCTAGCCACTTGGTTATCGTTTGACGACCTAACCCAACTCATTGTTAAAAGCCTAACCACGCCACGCGTTGGCTTCGCTGTCATCTATGGCGCTTCAAATAACGATCAACAATACTGGGATAACAGCAAAGCAAGTTTCCTAGGCTATGCACCTAAAGACAATGCCGGCCACTACAGAGAAATAGTACTAGCTAAACTACCTGATACCGACCCAGACCATGCGCTTTACAAATTCCAAGGGGGCAATTTCGCGGCAGCAATGCCAGACGACAAATGA
- a CDS encoding D-hexose-6-phosphate mutarotase: MLIEQILNSPIKQQISSALSLVTFGELSLLVVKHKACEAIISLQGAQLLHWQPTQANTRVIWLSEKTLFTKHNPIRGGVPICWPNFADFGEPFHGFARLLDWKLIETKEEDDGVRLKLQLTNSDETNHYIGQSFSLELTLELSSDSCGLQLQMQAENLMVTSALHSYFNVSNISNILITGLGVDYQERFITGKIPQKEGQLTINEMVDRIYTSPDPMTIINDIHHSIHINHLNASDLVVWNPWHKKCQLIHDMDADGYKTMVCVETARITEPVQCLMNQPPITLGFIIELITT; this comes from the coding sequence TTGCTTATCGAGCAAATTTTAAACTCACCCATAAAGCAACAAATTAGTTCTGCTTTATCATTGGTAACTTTTGGAGAACTAAGCTTACTCGTTGTTAAACACAAAGCGTGTGAAGCCATTATTTCATTGCAAGGAGCGCAACTACTTCATTGGCAACCAACGCAAGCTAATACCAGAGTCATTTGGTTAAGTGAAAAGACGCTTTTCACTAAACATAACCCCATCCGTGGTGGCGTTCCTATTTGCTGGCCGAATTTTGCAGATTTTGGTGAGCCTTTCCACGGTTTCGCAAGGTTACTCGATTGGAAACTAATTGAAACTAAAGAGGAAGATGACGGCGTAAGACTAAAATTACAACTAACAAATTCAGATGAAACTAATCACTATATTGGCCAGTCTTTTTCTTTAGAGCTTACACTTGAACTAAGCTCAGACTCTTGCGGTTTACAATTACAAATGCAAGCTGAAAACCTAATGGTCACTTCGGCGCTACACAGCTACTTTAATGTGTCTAATATTTCAAATATTCTAATTACCGGCCTAGGGGTGGATTATCAAGAGCGCTTTATAACCGGTAAAATACCGCAAAAAGAGGGTCAACTAACTATTAATGAAATGGTTGATCGTATCTATACTTCACCTGATCCCATGACAATAATAAACGATATACATCACTCTATTCACATTAATCATTTGAATGCATCTGATCTCGTTGTATGGAATCCGTGGCATAAAAAATGCCAACTGATACATGACATGGACGCAGATGGTTACAAAACAATGGTTTGTGTTGAAACAGCGCGTATTACTGAGCCTGTACAATGTTTAATGAACCAACCACCAATAACATTAGGTTTTATAATTGAGCTAATCACAACTTAA